One window of Trifolium pratense cultivar HEN17-A07 linkage group LG5, ARS_RC_1.1, whole genome shotgun sequence genomic DNA carries:
- the LOC123886128 gene encoding uncharacterized protein LOC123886128: protein MHSSNDSAVKACFQPNERAHATTERVRNNTGGKNTQKREIKITTHNTIKKKPVGKYAVKGATKHPSSVESKKIVQTSQEMKMEEQQILEIMRSIEKQHREDPNFQNFTNNPFMTQVFTPDKALMELAERLNKTAKECSREEETMKNAMDMDLNSPAKEVKQGTKSPTTNEDALLEPRISGITADNVIKKMGIPNGTRVEANGFLGGIWCLWKDNCPSITVMSTSQYFIHLKVQLDAINFWFLTIVYASPNAGLREFTWQEIRTLSASISGPWCLARDFLILFCHPFTFHRGNLHERLDRVVCNSAWQQIFPSSSNVHLPLSSSDHCGLWFRPQPDTTRCRKNNYFKFLRSWLDHPDFDNQERILRRLEGINRALHDGPNDRLIHLKADLWEEYRQITQQEENYWFQQARSKWITLDDNNTRYFHQSTLVRRRQNKIVTLQENEDSWIYDENTLKQHVVDNPSKIKEVNQTLITLIPKCNESVKVTQLRPIALCNVIYKVVTKVVAQRIRFILPYVISNNQSSFIPSRSTNDNILVLQEAIHSLNQMHGKKGFMILKIDMEKAYDRIEWSFIKEMLVLLNIPNNIRELIQHCISSASMSINWNGEPTSSFNSSRGLRQGDPLSPYLFVLALERLNHFIQDRVNEGRWKPLYFGKGGGPKLSHICFADDSLQENNHLLTKITGGLGPLYVSGGLSPQ from the exons ATGCACTCTTCAAATGACAGTGCAGTAAAAGCTTGTTTTCAACCGAATGAACGCGCACATGCTACTACTGAACGAGTCCGGAACAATACAGGAGGCAAAAACACGCAAAAGCGGGAAATAAAAATCACCACGCATAACACAATTAAGAAAAAACCAGTGGGAAAATATGCAGTTAAGGGAGCGACAAAACATCCCTCAAGTGTAGAGAGCAAGAAAATTGTTCAAACTAGCCAAGAGATGAAGATGGAAGAACAACAAATTTTGGAGATTATGAGAAGCATAGAAAAACAACATAGGGAAGAtcctaattttcaaaattttactaacaATCCATTCATGACACAGGTTTTTACACCGGATAAAGCATTAATGGAACTTGCCGAAAGGCTGAATAAAACAGCGAAGGAGTGCTCTCGTGAAGAGGAGACAATGAAAAATGCTATGGATATGGATTTAAATAGTCCAGCCAAAGAAGTGAAACAAGGGACAAAGTCTCCCACCACAAATGAAGATG ctTTACTTGAACCTAGAATTAGTGGTATTACTGCTGATAATGTTATAAAAAAGATGGGCATACCAAATGGCACCAGAGTTGAAGCTAATGGTTTCTTAGGTGGGATTTGGTGCCTTTGGAAAGACAATTGTCCTAGCATCACTGTGATGTCTACATCTCAGTATTTTATTCATCTTAAAGTGCAGTTGGATGCTattaatttttggtttttaactATTGTGTATGCGAGTCCTAATGCAGGTCTTAGAGAATTTACTTGGCAAGAAATTCGCACTCTTAGTGCTTCAATTTCAGGGCCGTGGTGTTTAGCTAGAGATTTTTTAATACTGTTCT GTCATCCGTTCACCTTTCATCGCGGTAACCTTCACGAAAGACTTGATCGTGTGGTTTGCAACTCTGCTTGGCAACAAATTTTTCCCTCAAGCTCAAATGTCCATCTCCCACTCTCGAGTTCAGATCATTGTGGGCTTTGGTTTCGACCCCAACCTGATACAACGAGATGTcgcaaaaataattattttaaatttttaaggtCTTGGCTTGACCACCCAGATTTTGATAATCAA GAGCGTATCCTCAGAAGGTTGGAGGGTATAAATAGGGCCCTTCATGATGGTCCTAATGATCGCCTTATTCACCTTAAAGCTGACCTTTGGGAGGAGTATCGCCAAATTACTCAACAAGAGGAAAACTATTGGTTTCAACAAGCGAGGAGTAAATGGATAACCTTGGATGATAACAATACTCGTTACTTTCATCAATCTACCTTAGTGAGAAGACGCCAAAACAAAATTGTGACTCTCCAAGAAAATGAGGATAGTTGGATTTATGATGAAAATACGTTGAAACAACATGTTGTGGA CAACCCAAGCAAGATCAAAGAAGTGAATCAAACACTCATTACTTTGATCCCTAAGTGTAATGAATCAGTTAAAGTTACACAATTACGTCCTATTGCTCTTTGCAATGTTATTTACAAAGTTGTAACTAAAGTGGTGGCTCAGAGAATTAGATTTATCCTTCCTTATGTTATTTCTAATAATCAAAGTAGTTTTATTCCAAGTAGAAGTACTAATGATAATATTCTTGTTTTGCAGGAAGCTATACATAGTTTGAATCAGATGCATGGAAAAAAAGGATTCATGATTCTAAAAATTGATATGGAGAAGGCATATGATCGGATCGAGTGGAGCTTCATCAAAGAAATGCTGGTTCTTCTAAATATCCCTAATAATATTCGAGAATTGATCCAACATTGTATTTCATCCGCCTCTATGAGTATAAACTGGAATGGAGAACCCACTTCTAGTTTTAATTCCTCTAGAGGGCTTAGACAGGGAGATCCTCTTTCCCCTTATCTTTTTGTTCTTGCTTTAGAAAGATTGAATCATTTTATTCAGGATAGGGTAAATGAAGGTAGATGGAAACCATTATATTTTGGTAAAGGGGGAGGTCCTAAACTTTCTCATATCTGTTTTGCCGAtgattcactacaagaaaacaaccATTTACTGACGAAAATTACTGGCGGTTTAGGCCCTCTATACGTTTCTGGCGGCCTAAGCCCCCAATAA
- the LOC123886130 gene encoding uncharacterized protein LOC123886130 has translation MGLDDNAWCAYHRCRGHSTEKCFRLRDLIEELIKSGHLRKFIDDAAQGRVVVPKVPRQEPRDPPGPNREPPKGRISVNTIAGGFSGGGESSSARKRYVRRAISEIYLVSQPQPLDVPDLAFTAKDGLEVAPHDDDPLVIQVQILNCDVKRVLIDSGSSADIMGGHVHSIPSNKIPPREWGSRNSKGRSDSRQEVLRVQLKDTTPNFQRKREIRKKTSRNSRRHKHDRERRYGSKGGIPRSKGKPYRRPGAGSNWRLPSPDN, from the exons ATGGGGCTGGACGATAACGCCTGGTGCGCGTATCACAGGTGTAGAGGTCACTCCACAGAAAAATGCTTCCGCTTAAGGGATTTAattgaagaactaataaaaagCGGACACCTTCGAAAATTCATTGACGACGCCGCCCAAGGGCGGGTTGTCGTGCCAAAAGTTCCCCGGCAGGAGCCACGAGACCCTCCTGGGCCAAACAGAGAGCCTCCCAAGGGGAGAATCTCCGTGAATACAATAGCGGGAGGATTCTCAGGCGGGGGCgaatcaagctcagcaaggaaaaggTATGTACGCCGAGCCATCTCGGAGATATACCTCGTAAGTCAACCTCAGCCATTAGACGTACCGGATTTGGCATTCACGGCAAAGGATGGTTTGGAGGTAGCACCCCATGACGATGATCCCTTagtgatacaagtccaaattttgaactgtgaTGTAAAAAGAGTACTGATAGATTCGGGGAGTTCAGCAGAcattat gggcggccatgtccactctatacctagcaataaaataccccctCGAGAATGGGGGAGTAGGAACAGTAAGGGGCGATCAGATTCTCGCCAAGAAGTGCTACGAGTCCAGCTTAAAGATACGACACCGAACTTCCAGCGCAAGCGGGAAATTCGaaagaagacaagccgcaaCTCCAGGCGGCATAAACATGATAGAGAGCGCAGATATGGATCCAAGGGAGGAATTCCAAGATCGAAGGGtaagccctatagaagacctggagcagGTTCAAATTGGCGATTACCCTCACCAGACAACTAG
- the LOC123886131 gene encoding uncharacterized protein LOC123886131 translates to MGEIEYSVSSYVIDGDKNWNMLATRLPESICNLIAKLKPPIVRSSDIPNWNMSTDGNFSINPAYKFLSSNDNDNTNVSPLFDQVWHWRGPTRIRAVLWKLAHGSLLTNAFITEDNWAKLFSLGLYGWLEWNITTKHIGASNTDWPTSFGVSVWSLWKDHNKLVFSRETELATHLTLKIIDTAYQIEKEIKSPLASRSVNLCRKYMHWSKPPPEFFKINTDGWYVHGQAACGGIIRNHNENFVKGFMCMLGSRNALFAELKGILIGLQIMREMQLTNVILETDSIHVINRSRIVIPQFFISNLSGSIIRINRIHREANTCADARCY, encoded by the exons ATGGGTGAAATCGAGTATTCTGTATCTAGTTATGTGATAGACGGGGATAAGAATTGGAATATGTTGGCCACTCGTCTCCCAGAGTCTATTTGTAATTTGATTGCAAAATTGAAGCCACCTATTGTCAGAAGTAGTGATATTCCCAATTGGAATATGTCCACGGATGGAAATTTTAGTATTAACCCAGCTTATAAATTTCTTAGTagtaatgataatgataatactAATGTTAGTCCTTTGTTTGATCAGGTTTGGCATTGGCGAGGTCCGACTAGGATTCGCGCTGTTCTATGGAAGCTAGCCCATGGATCATTGCTGACAAATGCA TTCATCACAGAAGATAATTGGGCCAAGCTTTTCAGTCTTGGCTTGTACGGTTGGCTGGAATGGAACATCACTACTAAACATATTGGAGCTAGCAACACGGATTGGCCTACTTCTTTTGGTGTTTCGGTTTGGTCTCTTTGGAAGGATCACAATAAACTAGTATTTTCTAGAGAGACAGAGCTTGCAACACATCTTACTTTAAAAATCATAGACACAGCTTATCAGATTGAAAAAGAGATTAAGTCCCCTCTTGCATCTCGATCTGTAAACCTGTGCCGAAAATACATGCATTGGTCAAAGCCTCCTCctgagtttttcaaaataaatacagACGGATGGTATGTACACGGTCAAGCGGCTTGCGGAGGAATTATCAGAAATCACAATGAAAACTTTGTTAAAGGTTTCATGTGTATGCTTGGGTCAAGAAATGCTCTCTTTGCAGaattaaaaggaattctcattGGTCTTCAGATAATGAGAGAGATGCAACTTACAAATGTCATTCTTGAAACAGATTCCATACATGTCATCAATAGATCCAGAATCGTCATACCTCAATTTTTCATCTCCAACCTCTCAGGGtcaattattcgtataaatcgCATTCATCGTGAAGCAAACACTTGTGCCGATGCTAGATGTTATTAG